Genomic DNA from Solanum pennellii chromosome 3, SPENNV200:
TGCTAATAAATTCAGCAATGCGGCTTGATGAAACTCAAAACTGTAATGAGACGCCAAACTATATTTCTCATTTGTTCTTTTCATAACAGAAAGAAGAAGcacaaagaagaaaagaaacagATAGGCTCCGTTGAACATTAACTAAATCACACCCGATAACCATAAATTAATTGTTAAAGTTGTTGCACTATTATACTCCCCCACAATTGACTTGAACatgaaatttacaaatatatcaACCAGCTCTTATTCTATCTAGCCAGTCCACACTTTTTCGTGCTTTTTCCATTTGCTGGTCGATGCTTCTTCGAGGCTTCTCAAAGAATTCCACGCTCCTCCTAGACCTCTCTACTTGGTCAAAAGACATCCTTAACTTCGAAATTTTATCATCATTAGCATACTTGTAGTCATAGTTTTTCAACTTTTCCGGCTTATCAGTGCTTTTTCTTGGTTTCTCCCTCCGATCAGTGCTTTTTCTTGGAATTTCATAACAGTCTGTACTCTTCCGTGATTGTTCAGGCCTGTCAACACTTTTTCTTGATAAGTTTCTCTGAGAAGGTGGTTTTTCAACTGTAGATACAAACTTCTTCAGATGTCTAATGTATTCGGGGTATAGTTCTAAGTCGCAATGTGTTCCCCCTTTGAGCCATAATGGTTCATATTTTTCCTGGCATAACTCCCATAGCTGTTTCCCATGGGAGCAGTCAACAACTTCATCAGAAGTGCCCTGCACGACATGAAGAGACTCATGTAAAGACTGCAGAAGCTAATTACTTTAGATGAGAATACAAATAAAACTATTGAGTAACACACATGCAGagaagggaaaaaaataaataaatgggagtAGGCAAATCCGATGATATAAAGCTTGAATAGAGTAGAATGGATATAGAGGATTCATACGGCTAATCCCAAATAGTTGGGGACTGACGCTTAGTTAATTAATCGATTGAACTGCTCAACAATAAACATGTTTCACTTCCTAAAAAATGTGGCCTGTTAACTAGTATCTTTTTTCCCATCCCAGTGGAGGCAGGGTGGAAGTATAAAACCATTTCATGCAACTCCAGTAATGTACTGGCCTGACTGTCATTTACTATTTCCTGTTAAAACCTCTTGTTTCCTTCTTGAATGGTTAAACACGGTCCTTCAGGCTCAGTTTCTTCCTAGTAAACTACCATAATGTCCCATTACACAGAGCCTCACCAAGCATGTTCTGCATTATCTATCAATATTTTGccagttaattattttaagaagCTCATTTATTGCTACCACCACACAATTTACTATAGAAAACTGGTGGGTACATGACGAAGTTTATACTTACATGAATGATCAGGACAGGGCATTTAACCAATGGGATCTTGTCAATGTTCTGCATAACgcaaaaaataattcaagttcAGCAACAGAATTTTTAGTAAGTACTATTTTATAACAAACACAACATAACTACCAGACACAGGAAGGTGAATCGTACAGCTATAATATGAAGAGTTGACTAGATCAATTGAAAGTTATTTTACCTTATAAATGTCAAACCAATATGTGCGTTTGACAGGATACATGACCCTTAAGCCTGACAGGATTGGACTATGCAAAATAACTGCTCTAAGTCGAGGCAAACGAGCAGCAAGGTCCGCGGTGGGACCACTTCCAACAGATTGTCCATAAAGGATTATATCTTCCTGCTTTGCGCCATAACTCTCTTCAAGACACTTGTATGCAGCTTCAATATCGGCGTAAGTGTTCTGCTCACTTGGCTGCATAAAACATTTGGAGATCAAATTCAATTCATGCACTTTAGCACTTAATGCAGAGACTACCTTAAGTATTCCAGGAAAATTCTATTGCCAATTACCTTGCCAGATGACTGTCCATAGCCAGAGTAGTCATACCTACATCAttaaaaacacaaaacaaagaATTCATAAAAGCTATCTTCCGACAATTCATTAGCTCAATGAAGAGAACAATTAATCTTATTTAATTGTGCTAGATCCTATGAGGAACTCAGACAAGATACATGCCAGATCCCTGAACTGGGAAATGTTTGAACAGAAAAGATGAAACTTGTTTGAGTTCAAAATCATCAACTAGCAAATGGATCAAGCATCTCGGATTCCTCTAAGATTTACTTTCTGAAATTGTCATCTGTTGGTAGAAACTTGAACTAACATCAGCATACTCAttactaataaatatttttttcttttttagaaagaTGACACGAGATTAAGAAAGTAAACTTTACAGAACCCCAAATAATGTGAAAATGATGGGAAATTATACCAAATGGGACATGCTTGTAAGGGGCACATACCGAGATTCACAAAAAATCTTGTGGTGTTAGTGAGAGGGCCTATCTTTAAAGACATGTAGGTCAACATACCCCATTCTGTCAAATGAAATATCCTAGAACAGAATTGATTTGTCACGAGTTCTGTAAAGGTATTATCAGCAGAACAGAAAAGAGGGAAGTTTGATTGCTCCAATAGAAGCTTGCTTTCATACATTTGTGACCGAACTTTCTAGATGACCTTTAATAGGGGTAAGTTCCAAGGGGGAGCGATCAATCTACACAAAACCCTCTCAGTATCTCTCAATTGAAGTAGTCAAACCAAGCCACACAGGAACCATTATTTACAAAAGCAAGACCAATGCTGAAAGGAAAAGCTTATCATCAAACAAAATCAGTCCTTGCTTCTCTCCCAGTCATATATGCCTATTTAAGGGCATGTTGCATCATAAACCCCTTTCCTAAgcgatgaaaaataaaaatgattacaGCAATCTCGAGAGGTTCTGGACTTCTACAGAACACATAATTAGAAAACAAAAACCACCAAGGAAACTCATTATTCTGAATTTATGTTTCTTCTTCTAAAATTAATCAATACCAACATTTCCATCAAATATCCTAGTCAGGGTGTTGTTGTCAAAGAGAACTCTATTCAAGATTAAAGTGGATATTCCACATAtatccttcttttttttcttttttctcatagTATGCATAGGAAGAAAAGGACATTTATCTTCCCAAAGTAGTACATAGGGCTCCTTTAAAGTTATTAATCTTTCAAGTTCATGAAGATTCAGCGTACATATCTCAAAAGTCAAAACTAAGGTATTGGCAAAAAGGGATCCCTGGAAACTACACATCAAATTCATAAGAAGACATTCTTTACCACTAAGCGTAATATGTTTATCCCTCGACAAGGAAATTTTGGCTGTATCTCCGCATTCTAAATTTCATTGTTTTGCAAAGTACACTGCCCCCATATCCAAAGCCGGAATTGTTCAGAGAATGGAATGGAACTCCACATATATACATCAACCTTTAATCAAACTGTAGTTGAAGGTCATATAGCTTCGTAGTACCAAAGGTAGTGATTTCACCACATCTAGCTGCTTATTCGCATACACTGTACTGGTATATTGGAATTACCTTAAATCCATTACATGAGACGTCAGCCTCGCTGTCCTTTACGCCACCTTTACATTTATGGAAGTTGGTATTTCTCGCATCTTTCCCTTTTCAAATCCTTCAAATGAGGGAATTGGTGTCAATTTCTACCTCTAATTGTATTTCACTAGGTTATCAGTTATCAGTTTAGATCCAACACTTTGCTTTTTCGAAGTCGTTAAAAGTCATCTTCACAAACACCATCTTGGATACTGTCCTGGACCCGTAAGTCCTTAGATCTAACACTATCACTAGCATAAAATCCagaagaaacaaataaatcaCTTCtactatatttgaattataCATAGATGAGTGGGAAAGGGGAAAAGTAGAGGCCTTTCCCAAATGATGGTTAAGTAAATGAGgacaaaaactcaaaagaacCATGTAGGGTTAAATTTAATATGCATCATGAAATTAAAGCATGAGATCACATAGGCAAAGATTCAATTAAAGATCAAGTCTTCGAAATTTGACAACTCCCAAAAGCCAAAACTTCACATTACTGAAAAGACAATTGGATAAACACTGTTTTAATCAAATCTAAAAACATCCATTAGCATTAACAATTAGCGATAGCAGCCTGAGAGAAAAGGCTCCATCTTGATATTGCCTCGTAATTATGAGAGATAGTAGACCCAAGGAATTGTTTGTTTTACTGTAGCATTCTAATTTTCTGCAAACAAATTTGGCAACTGAAACtgcaaatagaaaaaaagagagagaataaAAACCCTACCCCATGAGATTGACTTTCAGATGGATGCTAAGCTGAATAAAAAGCTCATACATCTGTCCAATATCAGCAGCGTTTCCGTGTGAGTAAAGTAAAGTGGTAGTAGCCATAGGGTAACGAATATAAATTGCGAGGATCTCGTTTCCCCTTCGAGTAGGAAGCTTCAAAACGTCAACATTTTCCCGGTGAGGAAAAGTATCAAGCAGCAACAAACCAGTAAGTTGATCAGTAACAACCCTGTATGAAGGCGGATTAGGTGGGAAGAAAGCCAACTTGGCCGCCATGGAGGAGGTTACCCCACCCATATTTAGGAGTAGAAGAAGAAGTTAGTTAATTGGAATGGAAGAGGACATTAGGTGTTTGCAGGGGCCTTTGTTTGCagggaagaggaagaagagataAAATAATTACTCAGAAAAGTGAAAGGAGTGACCCAGCTGTGATGTAAACTATTCATTACACAATGGCCTCATGTGCATGCTTACTTTTTTGTGAGCTTATTAATATGGTTTTCTGCttactatttttttcattataataataatgcCTCATTAtcactggaaaaaaaaaatggcTCACAAACTTGCTAAGCGTTTTTGTTATCgagtcataatacataaatatgattgttgatttggtattagttgaatttttaattattgaatatatataaaagatatttaaatttgtataatattaaatgtaaatatatttatccTACATTACACGCTACATGACAATTTCATATCCTACCTAATTTCCAACGTGTATTATGTCATATAggtctatttatttaattttatacaattttaagtGTTTACTTGTATACAGTTCAAAATTGAAAACCATAATTGTCTATTGAAATCAAGTTAAGAGTCATGTTTATTTAGAATATTCCTCTTTTGGCTTTTGGGGGATTACTTAGGAAATATAACAACTAATTACTATCTCCATCTGAGTTATAGTAGGgtgattgtaatttctttacTCTCACACGCCcatttggccatagatttttcAAGTAATATTTGAGGAAATATTTGGCAAATAACGTTTGTCCatataatttgtcattatttgataaatatttttggtaaatatctcaatttttaaatacaaGGCTTTTTTAGTATTAgggtcaaatctcattatttgggatcttttaaaaaattgaaattttacaacaaatttttatctttacaaaaaaaaacccCTATAGTAATTGTTtacgttgtattacataatttttttacgtgaacaccaaaatagtgatgaaatattcggTGAATATGAAAGTGATTATATAACGATGCTTGTTTCACTCACTCCAAACTATACATTTCTCCAGTGTCATGGATACTACTTGTTATTTGTTGCAACAAAGATCCaatgacttgtaatacaaacttatagttagttgttatagtttttaaaaattatggtataaatcattttttaaaaatgaaatatgtgtCCCAAATATTATGGCcaaaaataaagtgaaatttcacccaaattttcatcaaaataatatttgccaaaaatatttaaaatttatagtcaAACGCTAACTTAATATAGAGAAATCATGTTGGAGTGTGTCCTCCGTTATTGAAATGAATTTTATCCTTACTATTTCTTGCGTTTAGTTTGATTTGACACTcgatttaaaaaaagtaatatataaaattatacgCTATGTTTATTTATTCAGATTTGTCTTAAAATACCATATCATAAACAATACATAAATAAGTAATTTCAGTATATTACTCATAATTGTTATAAGGAGAAATGAATTGGAAATAATTATTGTAGTActtaataatgataaataaatataaaaataatgaattatctcttgatattttaaattgtattaagtaaaatttaaatatttattttttgtcagtAGATAAGTTAAATGAACGGATTAAATAATGTTATTATATTActcttaattattataaatcatcttacttattgaaaaatgaattgaaaatacttaattatttatctagtatatttaataataaaggtgaaataaatataaaatagtaaaaaaaattattttcaaattgaataaataaaattaaatatttatttttaatataacgATCTAATAAACGTCACAATAAATTgtaaatcatatacaaatatttacGCCACCCAATTGTTTTTATACCTCGTAGGATGTAAGTTATCTTACTTTTAAGACTATGAACTCACTTTCATAAAAGCTTTTACCTAGAAATATTCTTGATTAATTCGATAGTTCTTAAAAaatacacttttaattcatttctatatatattgtagttcattttgcatatttttcgatatttttttaattaaaaattttaaatttattttttaaatattaaattatctttcatataaaaaattttcttttttattgtaaatttttttaatataaatttaaactaatcggacttaaaaataaatatataaaaaaatttcttttttattataaattttttaaaaataaatttaaactaatcaaactttgaaataaatatataaaagaatttcttttttatgataaattttttcaatataaatttaaattaatcagactttaaataaatataagcaGAAGGGAATAAAATACAACGCTCACTGCTCACACTTGCTCCGGTTTTTTGAATTCTTGCAGAATGAATTGCGGCTTTGTGTTCTCAATTTTGGCTCCAAAGTTTCCAATGGACTTTTCAAAGAgccaccaaaaagaaaatattaaagcaAAAAAGTAATAAGGAAACTCACTTTTCTTGTTAAAAAATTAAGgttctcttttttttgtattaactaATAAAAGAAGACATTGCAActtaactatattttttatataataaaaggaAATTTCTGATTTGAATAGTTTAGAATAACTAATATGAATAAAAGTTGATATAGTAGTCTATTTTTCAATGGTATTAAAAAGTGGAAAACTAAAAAAGGGAGTGACTATTTTAAATAAACTTTATAATAATTACATTCATTGGATTCTTAGAATGGTTTAGTAATGATGCTTAAACACATGTCTTCACTTTCAaccttccttctttttttttttgactttaatTACTTATATTAGTTAAtcgttaaaaaattatactatataaaaacaaattaaaaattcatcaaattattttttatgaacgATGGATCAAATgtgataaatttaattatgacaATAAGGTATTTGAATTTGTGAATATATTAGAAGGATTAAAAGTGCAAAATTTGCCAAAAATAGATTGATGAAGACGGAACAACGGACGTTGGGGTTTTTGCTGTACACGTGTCGGCATATTATCCAATCGCTTCGCTTTAAGAACTCTGCAATTTGCACACCTACGTTACTTCTTGTTGGACCAACAAAttgttatctttttttttcttcatatttttttaatgaaaaatatgtgaataatttatttatttttaagtatttgataaataaaatattggtTATATGACTTATGGAACTTGTTTAATTGATCATTTTTTCAAGCATATTGATCAATTTGTTTAATTGGTCATTTTTCAAAGGATAATGAACATAAATGTTATTTCGAatttaattttgagattttatcttattcgatttgatattattttatctcaCTTAAGAacctttttttagttttagtcaatctaaaaattataattcttaaataatatattcCACGAATCAAACAACATATATCGATGCTTAATGCAATTCTTTCTCTTTCCAaaggaaataatatataaatgaaaaataattataaatcattagGTTGTTTCACGAGCAGAATGGGGTTGTCAAAttttaatcatatcatttcCATCTCTTCTCTtatttacaaatacaaaaatatttcttttttcttcttttgaaagaagaattattatttgcttatttcataaaattcaaagtCCATTTGCAATATGACAAGAGTTCCCTTTGATTCTGCAAGATTTTGAGGATGCATGGATGTAATATCCAatataatttagttaattaaaatatttgtgtacgTACACAGCATTTTGAAGCTCTTTGATATATAAAATGCAATCATAAACATAAGTGTGATTGAACTTAACTATATTCAATACtctcatgtatatatatataacaaaaccaaaaaataatagTAGTTTTAAGCTAATGTGGGAGTTTTCAAAGGTTAATCCTAGAGATCTACACAACAAGAATATCGGCGAGAAGCTAATGGTCAATTATTGGGACAATCACCGTTTAAAAagattatgatataataatatctatTTCTCTGTCTTACTACTTACTAGTTATAAAATCAGctcataaaaatatgatttgttAAACCTGATTAAATTTGGATGTTCAATTTAATTTGTTCCGTCTAAAAGCTTGACTGATTTGAACAAAATAtgattagtttctattttgtttaatatatttaacaaaaaaaagaatatttttatttcataatttaattagaGGAGATGAAATAATTAAACTTGATAAGAAATTAAACGGACTAGGTTAATCCACTAATTTATCCAAGTTCGTCTCAACTCATATAATATTTGAACGGTTTGTCCTAATTCAGCTCGACTTGTCATCTATTTGACACCTCTATACGTTCAAGCTCTGTGAATAAGCTCGACTTTATTCTAAAAATGAAACATTTACGCGATATAAAATCTTGATTGTACTATCAAAGTcgaaaagagaaataaaaaaaactggTTGGATAAATCAAAGGGTTAGGTGGTATTTCCAGGTATCCAGCTAGGAAGTGGGGATTGACATAAAAAGTTGGGGGCCTAGAAGGTCACCCCATTCTATGCATTTGTTCATTGTGACTTTGCCATGTAATTAACATGTTACACATCCTAAATTTCTAATaagactctctctctctctctcctatGGTACAAAATCAAATCACATCCACACTTCCCTAGGTCCCCCACATTGCCCTCCCTTCAAACAACCCTAAAACCAAATTAGGACACAAATCTCAAGTACCCTACCCACATGAGGACCATATATACCATCTTATAAgaatgtttttgtttattttgtttcttcattATTCGGTATCTGATATTTGTATTAGAGTTATGACTAGTTCAAAATTCATGCATTTATGGTTCATTTTTTGAGGGAGGTGCTTTCAAGgtccaataatttttttttattctatattCAGAATTTTAATTCGAAATCTCTAATTAAGGTAGAAAAATCTCAATCATCTTATCACGATTCATGTGTTTAAGAATGTTAGGCTAATTTTTGGACACTTTCTTCGATGTTGATGAACTATTACTCCATCTAGTCCACACATGTCTACCCATATGTATATTGAGAATTGTCCTTTTCAATTTTCGCGTGTTCTATATTTGTCATATATGGAGTCGAATGAATAATAGTTTTTGAATTGCTCCAATAACTATAAATCTTTTGGTTCATTTATTTGTCACAATGGTTTAAACtcatacatataataataataataataataataataataataataataatacattgaATGATTAACTAGCTTTATCTTGTTAATTTATAAAGGAACTATCCTAAGCTTGTTTTCACgagtactatttttattttttttattgttagttCACACTTTAAGTGTCGAATATTGAGTACATATATTCTATCAAACTAAGGAGATTGAAAGCCAATAGGAGGGAATTAAGCAGggtgaacaaaaaaaaaaaactcaaacatGTTAAAGTATCTAAATCTAGTGAAATGACTCTATCCAGATTATATTCTACGTCTCAAGATGAGAAGTCTTCGTTTTTTTTTAGCAAATTTATATCACTAAACAAAATGTCTAAAGGTCttgtattaataataaaaatgaaaaattctcCATTGGGATAAGTAACAAAACAAGGAGAGCTATCTTATactgtatttattatattgagGTAACGAATCTCTACTAactaataatattgaaaaaaaataaaagtgataaatAAGTAGATATTCTATGTACACCACAAAGTAATTTATCATATAATCTATGATAATATTACATATAATATGCAAATActttaaataatacaatattaaGATGTTTGTGTCTATTAATGCCTCAGAGCTAGTCCATAACAAGGTCATCACAAGTAGTTGAAAATCACCAATATGATATAGTAGAATTGAATAAagaattttctaatatttttcatatatttggtctaatcaatataattatattaactaTGGAATTAGCCTTTTGTGATAATGCTTTGTATGATTAATAATGAATTAACATGTAATAATTGAATAAAACACatctttatatgtatatgtcaaaataaattatggaGTAGGTATTATGAGACAAAAGGTTAGTTGTGAAGTTCAAAATAAAGCAATATGAAattgtttaaataaattaggCGTGTAGAGGAATAAGGTGTGAGAGGGACGGGACTAATTTGTAAAAGAGAtgacaaaatttcaaaaagtcctacaaaaacaaaattttatcatttctCCATTATACTTTCACCGATTACTCACTAATTACGATTATCATCCATCACAATCAATAATTATTATCACACATTTACCAGTTATTATCGACAATTCATTCATAACAATAAGTCACCAGTCATCattatcataattaattatcactatcatttatcaaatttaattatcaattgTCATCACCAGTTACCACCATATATCACTACTAATCCATTATATATGCTAGCTTGACAATCACTAACATCAACCAAACAACCACTTAAATTAATCTTAACTATAGTCCTAATACCTCATATAATTCATTTGTACAACAATTTACCCGTTTCCTCATTTTTGTTGATGAACAAAATGACACAAATCCCAACTTGTGGGCTAAGACACTCATGGGCCGGGTTCCATTGGACTAGTttataagtaaaaatttaagaaatcccatagtgtaattcaataattacattctgtcccgacaaatttagtatttacaaaaaatcccttaaatttgttgagccgtgatactttagactctagtgatacatggtaaatgatacatggtaattttaaactgttgagaaaaaaaaggggaaaaaatggTACAGTTAATGTTGTTAATAAAAAAGCTAAATTTACGGTAACATAtcattaatcaacataaaatcagcacttaattggatattaatttcaaattttgaaaaacaaagattatatcatctaatttgaaaacaatttttttgaacaatctgttaaatttcgaactacagtaattttattgttgttaaagtggatttttcaagatgaatacttcgattttgatgagacattccGAAATTTTGGGTGAACGAATTGCagtatgaaagttacaaaatcgacgaaatcgttgttggagattcaatttcgttttctaatctcaaagcagcaatatacacactgattctatatgtatcatcaagtacagttgatgacgcatttattaaacttagtgaatgatacattataacaattttcaaaacatgtatcagtacatcaactaaacaactaataccttactgatacatgatatcagttttcagaaattcatactatatgcaaaacatgtgatacatatctactacatgtatcagtgAATTGACTAAAACACtgtacacactgattctatatgtatcatcaagcacagttgatgatacatatagactatgatgtaatagaacaattaacaaaaacaaaaaagagaagaaaagacgAACTGATGAtggattaataataaaaagatgctGGGTTAAGACGATTAcagattaagaagaaaaagatgatggattaagaataaaaagaagaaaccaaTAAATTCTGGtgggttaagaagaaggaagatgattaaggaaaaaaaggaAGTGAAACTTGATGGAGTAAGAAAAACGGGAGAAGTTAAGAGTTGTcctgatttttgaaatttgaaattttttgaattttgaaattcaaaatttcaaaattagttcttttatttaaaattaataattcaaaataaaaaaactgatttggttgagtgtttaaatggagaaaattcaaaatccaaaaactgatttaaaaggttgagtgttttaatggagaaaaaataggcattaaaatgggtaattgtgtattataggagagagaatgtaatgtatctaaaacttacactaaaattaaaaaagaagggaattatgtaatatttaaaaaaagaagggaaaattagagaatataaaatttatagttgtgtatttaagttatttttccagTTTATAACTCCCGATGAGTTTAGCCCAAAACATATAGAAGGCCCAATTACTCTAAAGAGTGAcatgcatttttcattttttctgtatatcaatgcataatcgatgttttattttttgacaagtACATACACAACtcctcaaattttatatttcttcctttttaatTTAGGTGTGTTACTTTTACCCGTCTATTGTAAAAAGAATGAGTAATTCTTATATTTAGTAGTTTCATAATTCTAATATCTTACCGGATTCACATAGTTTGAAGATATTTTGATACAATATACATAGTTTCATTAAAgatcataaaatcattaaaccctatttattttcttatactCTATACCTAGTAAAAATAAGACTCATAAAATGATATCGAATGATTACCAACGTTTATTTAGATACTTCTCtctacttcattttatttagcttttatactaaaaatagttgtGTTTCATTTTACTTGCCTATTTTGTCTAATCAAGAGAATTTTATTACTTTTCTCTCATACTACCATTAGTACCATATAAAAATAGCAGTAAGAGTTcgaaaatatcattaataaggTTAGCATAGTAAAAATATGTCTCTAATTGAAATTTTCTTTAGAGGATGAGTCAGATCAACATGAGTCAAGTAATATGAAAAGGAGTGTGTAGTTATGACCTATTGATCACACCACAAGTTGTGGTTAGTGGACCTTCTtaaatgca
This window encodes:
- the LOC107015098 gene encoding alpha/beta hydrolase domain-containing protein 17B, with product MGGVTSSMAAKLAFFPPNPPSYRVVTDQLTGLLLLDTFPHRENVDVLKLPTRRGNEILAIYIRYPMATTTLLYSHGNAADIGQMYELFIQLSIHLKVNLMGYDYSGYGQSSGKPSEQNTYADIEAAYKCLEESYGAKQEDIILYGQSVGSGPTADLAARLPRLRAVILHSPILSGLRVMYPVKRTYWFDIYKNIDKIPLVKCPVLIIHGTSDEVVDCSHGKQLWELCQEKYEPLWLKGGTHCDLELYPEYIRHLKKFVSTVEKPPSQRNLSRKSVDRPEQSRKSTDCYEIPRKSTDRREKPRKSTDKPEKLKNYDYKYANDDKISKLRMSFDQVERSRRSVEFFEKPRRSIDQQMEKARKSVDWLDRIRAG